One genomic window of Medicago truncatula cultivar Jemalong A17 chromosome 1, MtrunA17r5.0-ANR, whole genome shotgun sequence includes the following:
- the LOC25484123 gene encoding actin-depolymerizing factor 4 produces MANAASGMAVNDECKLKFLELKAKRTYRYIIYKIEEKQKQVVVDKVGDPANGYDDFTANLPADECRYAVYDFDFVTEENCQKSRIFFIAWCPDISRVRSKMIYASSKDRFKRELDGIQVELQATDPTEMDLDVFKSRVN; encoded by the exons ATG GCGAATGCAGCATCAGGTATGGCTGTGAATGATGAATGCAAGTTAAAGTTTTTGGAGCTCAAGGCGAAGAGGACCTATCGGTATATCATTTACAAAATTGAGGAGAAGCAGAAGCAAGTTGTTGTGGACAAGGTTGGTGATCCTGCAAATGGTTATGATGATTTCACTGCTAATCTTCCTGCTGATGAGTGTCGATATGCtgtttatgattttgattttgtcaCCGAGGAGAATTGCCAGAAAAGCAGAATTTTCTTCATAGCTTG GTGCCCTGATATTTCAAGGGTAAGGAGCAAGATGATTTATGCTAGCTCCAAAGATAGGTTCAAAAGGGAGCTTGATGGGATACAAGTTGAGTTGCAAGCTACTGATCCTACTGAGATGGATCTTGATGTGTTCAAAAGCCGTGTCAATTAA
- the LOC25484124 gene encoding NADPH-dependent aldehyde reductase-like protein, chloroplastic, translating into MATTPQQVIEPLPLQNRVAIITGSSRGIGREIAIHLSSLGARIVINHSSSNSLSADSLAADINATSPLPRATVIGADISDQSQVQSLFDSAERFFNSPIHILINCAGVIDDTYPSIANTSIESFDRVFGVNARGAFLCAREAANRLKRGGGGRIILFSSSQVAALRPGFAAYTAAKAAVETMTKILAKELKGTGITANCVAPGPIATEMFFGGRTEEQVQKIIDESPLGRLGETKDVAPLVGFLASDAGEWVNGQIIRINGGYV; encoded by the coding sequence ATGGCTACAACACCACAACAAGTTATTGAGCCACTTCCTCTTCAAAACCGAGTCGCAATCATCACCGGTTCATCCCGCGGAATCGGTCGCGAAATCGCTATTCACCTGAGTTCACTCGGCGCTCGAATCGTCATCAACCACTCCTCGTCCAACTCACTCTCCGCCGATTCGCTGGCCGCCGACATCAACGCCACCTCTCCCCTCCCTCGAGCTACCGTCATCGGCGCCGACATCTCTGATCAATCTCAAGTCCAATCCCTCTTCGACTCCGCCGAACGCTTCTTCAACTCACCTATCCACATCCTCATCAACTGCGCCGGAGTCATTGATGACACCTATCCATCCATCGCCAACACTTCAATAGAAAGCTTCGACCGCGTTTTTGGAGTGAACGCACGCGGTGCGTTTTTATGCGCGCGTGAGGCAGCTAATAGACTCAAACGCGGCGGTGGTGGGAGGATAATACTATTTTCGTCGTCGCAGGTTGCGGCGTTGAGGCCGGGATTTGCAGCGTATACGGCGGCGAAGGCGGCAGTTGAGACTATGACGAAGATTTTAGCAAAGGAGTTGAAGGGAACTGGGATTACGGCGAATTGTGTTGCACCGGGACCGATTGCGACGGAGATGTTTTTTGGAGGGAGAACGGAGGAGCAGGTGCAGAAGATTATTGATGAGTCGCCGTTAGGGAGGCTTGGTGAGACTAAAGATGTTGCTCCTTTGGTTGGGTTTTTGGCTTCTGATGCTGGTGAATGGGTTAATGGTCAGATTATTCGAATTAATGGTGGTTATGTTTAG